The following coding sequences lie in one Trueperaceae bacterium genomic window:
- a CDS encoding Gfo/Idh/MocA family oxidoreductase → LLGAGSISRAHAAGYLAAGADLVAIADPDADAAARRAEAYGIRGVYADAAAMFADADLDVVSIATPVSTHHDLVLAAAEAGVHVLCEKPIALDLAQADAMIEAAAAAGVTLQIGHQMRSDAAIQRAHALIASGAIGDVAFVRLRQAHDWGGAAEVRPSFQTRASGGGGTLLDNGVHLMDLARHLAGDVEEVYARIATRRWPVELEDTAHVSLRFASGALGSVETSWSATGWEEGFWVYGSAGALEWTNRHADPVLVRSSRASGGGDWATTDVARETFAAPKSHTAQVAAFLAAVRGEGVVPATGTDGREAVRLVLAAYDSAGRGLPVTVGEEASDLRAAMADVAPA, encoded by the coding sequence CCTTCTCGGCGCCGGTAGCATCTCCCGCGCGCACGCCGCGGGCTACCTCGCCGCCGGCGCGGACCTCGTCGCGATCGCCGACCCCGACGCCGACGCCGCCGCCCGGCGCGCCGAGGCGTACGGCATCCGGGGCGTGTACGCCGACGCCGCCGCGATGTTCGCCGACGCGGACCTCGACGTCGTCAGCATCGCCACGCCGGTCTCCACCCACCACGACCTGGTGCTCGCCGCCGCGGAGGCGGGGGTGCACGTCCTGTGCGAGAAACCGATCGCGCTCGACCTGGCGCAGGCCGACGCGATGATCGAGGCCGCCGCCGCGGCGGGCGTGACGCTGCAGATCGGGCACCAGATGCGCAGCGACGCGGCGATCCAACGGGCGCACGCCCTGATCGCGTCCGGCGCGATCGGCGACGTGGCGTTCGTGCGGCTCCGCCAGGCGCACGACTGGGGCGGGGCGGCGGAGGTGCGCCCCAGCTTCCAGACGCGCGCGTCGGGGGGCGGCGGCACCCTGCTCGACAACGGCGTGCACCTGATGGACCTCGCGCGGCATTTGGCCGGCGACGTCGAGGAGGTGTACGCCCGGATCGCGACGCGGCGCTGGCCGGTCGAGCTGGAGGACACCGCGCACGTATCGCTCCGCTTCGCCAGCGGCGCGCTCGGGTCGGTGGAGACCAGCTGGAGTGCGACGGGGTGGGAGGAGGGCTTCTGGGTGTACGGCAGCGCCGGTGCGCTGGAGTGGACCAACCGCCACGCCGACCCGGTCCTGGTGCGTTCCTCCCGCGCCTCGGGTGGGGGGGACTGGGCGACGACCGACGTGGCGCGCGAGACCTTCGCCGCACCGAAGAGCCACACGGCGCAGGTCGCGGCGTTCCTCGCCGCCGTCCGCGGCGAAGGGGTCGTGCCGGCCACCGGCACCGACGGGCGCGAAGCGGTCCGGTTGGTGTTGGCCGCCTACGATTCGGCCGGCCGCGGCCTCCCCGTCACGGTGGGGGAGGAGGCGTCCGACCTTCGCGCGGCGATGGCGGACGTCGCGCCCGCCTGA
- a CDS encoding amidase family protein translates to MPDRPDDPMLPDDPTRATLTALAAAYRRGAVRPSDVTEACLARIEPGPVWRTATADRARAAARAADRAFAAGVDLGPLQGIPLAVKDLFDMAGEISAAGSAARLARGEVAAVDAPVVARLDAAGAVLLGRTHMPELAFSGLGLNPHVGTPDRVGGPGEVPGGSSSGSAVAVARGEAVAALGSDTGGSVRIPAAFQGLVGLKVTDGALPPEGIVPLSTTLDTTGPIARSVEDAWAMWRALAALPPAPMPDAPGALRLAAPPTVLREALDAPVAAAFDAALDAVRAAGHAVDEAPRPLLAELHALYPRYGSFAAHEAWAIHQALLEGGDPPVDRRIAARIRAAEGRPSSDYVRLHRTRDALRAELWADLQGVDAVLAPTVAVTPPARAPLEGDDDAYVAANGAVLRNTTLFNLAGGPAATLPLDPVAGIGLMVATAPGREGHALAVAAAARAALRSA, encoded by the coding sequence ATGCCCGACCGCCCCGACGACCCCATGCTCCCCGACGACCCCACCCGAGCGACCCTGACCGCGCTGGCCGCCGCCTACCGGCGCGGAGCGGTGCGCCCGAGCGACGTGACCGAGGCCTGCCTCGCGCGCATCGAGCCGGGTCCGGTGTGGCGGACCGCGACCGCCGACCGCGCGCGGGCCGCGGCCCGCGCCGCCGACCGCGCGTTCGCCGCCGGCGTCGACCTCGGGCCGCTCCAGGGGATTCCGCTCGCGGTGAAGGACCTGTTCGACATGGCGGGGGAGATCTCCGCCGCCGGGTCGGCCGCGCGCCTCGCGCGCGGCGAGGTCGCCGCGGTCGACGCGCCGGTCGTGGCGCGCCTCGACGCGGCCGGCGCGGTGCTGCTGGGCCGGACGCACATGCCCGAGCTCGCCTTCTCCGGGCTCGGGCTCAACCCCCACGTCGGGACGCCCGACCGGGTGGGGGGGCCCGGCGAGGTGCCGGGGGGCTCCTCGAGCGGGTCCGCCGTCGCGGTCGCGCGGGGCGAGGCGGTCGCCGCCCTCGGGTCCGATACCGGCGGGTCGGTCCGCATCCCCGCGGCGTTCCAAGGCCTCGTGGGGCTCAAGGTGACCGACGGGGCGCTGCCCCCCGAGGGGATCGTGCCGCTGTCGACGACGCTCGATACGACCGGGCCGATCGCTCGAAGTGTGGAGGACGCCTGGGCGATGTGGCGGGCGTTGGCGGCCCTGCCGCCCGCCCCCATGCCGGACGCGCCGGGTGCGTTGCGCCTGGCGGCGCCGCCCACGGTGCTGCGCGAGGCGCTCGACGCGCCGGTCGCCGCGGCGTTCGATGCGGCGCTCGACGCCGTCCGCGCGGCGGGGCACGCCGTGGACGAAGCGCCGCGGCCCCTCCTAGCCGAGCTGCACGCGCTCTACCCTCGCTACGGGAGTTTCGCGGCGCACGAGGCGTGGGCGATCCACCAGGCGCTCCTCGAGGGGGGCGACCCGCCGGTCGATCGCCGCATCGCGGCGCGCATCCGCGCGGCGGAGGGGCGCCCGTCGAGCGACTACGTGCGGCTGCACCGCACGCGCGACGCGCTGCGGGCGGAGCTCTGGGCGGACCTGCAGGGCGTGGACGCGGTCCTCGCGCCGACCGTCGCCGTGACGCCGCCCGCGCGAGCCCCGCTCGAGGGGGACGACGACGCCTACGTCGCGGCGAACGGGGCGGTGCTGCGCAACACGACGCTCTTCAACCTGGCCGGGGGACCGGCGGCGACGCTTCCGCTCGATCCGGTCGCCGGGATCGGGCTGATGGTCGCGACCGCCCCCGGGCGCGAGGGGCACGCCCTGGCGGTCGCCGCGGCGGCGCGGGCCGCGCTCCGGTCGGCCTGA
- a CDS encoding nucleoside triphosphate pyrophosphohydrolase family protein, whose translation MTLQEYETGARSTARYPNDATLLYPVLKLAGESGEVAEKLGKAMRDGGWTPGAALDDDVRDALVKELGDVLWYVASVAVDLGSSLDEVAETNLAKLASRQERGAIHGSGDDR comes from the coding sequence ATGACCCTTCAGGAGTACGAGACCGGCGCGCGCAGCACCGCGCGCTACCCGAACGACGCCACCCTGCTCTACCCCGTCCTCAAGCTCGCCGGCGAGTCCGGCGAGGTCGCCGAGAAGCTCGGCAAGGCGATGCGCGACGGCGGCTGGACGCCGGGCGCCGCGCTGGACGACGACGTCCGCGACGCGCTCGTGAAGGAGTTGGGGGACGTGCTGTGGTACGTCGCGAGCGTCGCGGTCGACCTCGGCAGTTCCCTCGACGAGGTCGCCGAAACGAACCTCGCGAAGCTCGCGTCCCGGCAGGAGCGCGGCGCGATTCACGGCTCCGGCGACGACCGCTGA
- a CDS encoding regulatory protein RecX, protein MSDAPPDPVGDAVAYLLRLLAQRDYTRQELAARLARRGVDDASATAALARLADLELLDDARVGAAHVRGRAHRKGRLALARELARRGLDEATRETLLGELDDAQQREAAAGVLAKERWRFAASDPRANRAKAGAFLTRRGFPGDVVRDLVEDAFPVDEAAAPDDADPPDPEGDGAAPEGGGGRSV, encoded by the coding sequence GTGAGCGACGCGCCCCCCGATCCGGTCGGAGACGCGGTCGCGTACCTGCTGCGCCTGCTCGCCCAACGCGACTACACCCGCCAGGAGCTCGCGGCGCGCCTCGCGCGCCGCGGGGTCGACGACGCCTCCGCAACGGCGGCGCTCGCGCGCCTCGCGGACCTGGAGCTGCTCGACGACGCGCGCGTCGGGGCGGCCCACGTCCGCGGTCGCGCCCACCGGAAGGGACGCCTGGCGTTGGCGCGGGAGCTCGCCCGCCGCGGCCTGGACGAAGCGACGCGCGAGACGCTCCTCGGGGAGCTCGACGACGCGCAGCAGCGCGAGGCGGCGGCCGGCGTACTGGCGAAGGAACGCTGGCGCTTCGCCGCGTCCGACCCGCGCGCGAACCGCGCGAAGGCGGGGGCGTTCCTGACGCGCCGCGGCTTTCCCGGCGACGTCGTCCGCGACCTGGTCGAGGACGCCTTTCCGGTCGACGAGGCGGCCGCGCCCGACGACGCCGACCCCCCCGACCCCGAGGGCGACGGCGCGGCGCCCGAGGGCGGCGGCGGCCGCTCCGTTTGA
- a CDS encoding FtsX-like permease family protein, which produces MPTPLYLALAHVRRRGLQTTLTLGGVAVGVAVLITALSLTNGFIDELLSSTLRATPHVTLRTYEADGRTAARDDVEARLAAHPEVVAVAPFLAVEALIARRADATLGVTGRQGYTQLLGVDPAAQTAVLDLPALRAAGDALAAGGLVLGGSLGLSLGVLDGDEVLVQDIDGNRTRFEVASSFRVGNELIDGVASYASLATVQRMLDAPGAISGYHLRLTDPSRAGEVGRALAADVGMRAIPWSSLFGGLVTQLRLQKAVISVVVFLIVLVAAMGIANVLVLTVAEKTKEIAALRALGARERDVLATFTLEGLLLGGGGTLLGVGLGLAVSAYFRVQPFPLPGDLYFITRLPVEVAAFDVAWVAAVSLVTSAVAGLLPARRAARLDPSSVLR; this is translated from the coding sequence GTGCCCACGCCGCTGTACCTCGCCCTCGCGCACGTGCGGCGGCGCGGCCTGCAGACCACCCTGACGCTGGGCGGCGTCGCGGTCGGGGTCGCGGTGTTGATCACCGCGTTGTCCCTGACGAACGGCTTCATCGACGAACTCCTGAGCAGCACCCTCCGCGCGACGCCGCACGTCACGCTCCGCACGTACGAAGCCGACGGCCGGACCGCCGCCCGGGACGACGTCGAGGCGCGCCTCGCGGCGCACCCCGAGGTCGTGGCGGTCGCCCCGTTCCTCGCCGTCGAGGCGCTCATCGCGCGGCGCGCCGACGCGACGCTCGGCGTGACCGGTCGGCAGGGCTACACGCAACTGTTGGGCGTCGATCCCGCCGCGCAAACCGCGGTCCTGGACCTCCCGGCGCTTCGCGCGGCCGGCGACGCGCTCGCCGCCGGGGGGCTGGTGCTCGGGGGGTCGCTCGGGTTGTCGCTCGGGGTCCTCGACGGCGACGAGGTCCTCGTGCAGGACATCGACGGGAACCGCACGCGGTTCGAGGTGGCGTCGAGCTTCCGGGTCGGCAACGAACTGATCGACGGCGTCGCCTCGTACGCCTCCCTCGCGACGGTGCAGCGGATGCTCGACGCCCCGGGCGCGATCAGCGGCTACCACCTGCGCCTGACCGACCCGAGCCGCGCCGGCGAGGTCGGCCGCGCGCTCGCCGCCGACGTCGGCATGCGGGCGATCCCCTGGTCGTCGTTGTTCGGGGGGCTCGTGACGCAACTGCGGTTGCAGAAGGCGGTCATTTCCGTCGTGGTGTTCCTCATCGTCCTCGTCGCGGCGATGGGCATCGCCAACGTCCTGGTGCTCACGGTCGCGGAGAAGACGAAGGAGATCGCCGCGTTGCGGGCGCTCGGGGCGCGCGAGCGGGACGTGCTGGCGACGTTCACGCTCGAGGGCCTGCTGTTGGGGGGCGGCGGCACGCTCCTCGGGGTGGGGCTGGGCCTGGCCGTCTCGGCGTACTTCCGCGTCCAGCCGTTTCCCCTCCCGGGGGACCTGTACTTCATCACCCGCCTCCCGGTGGAGGTCGCGGCGTTCGACGTCGCCTGGGTCGCGGCGGTGTCGCTCGTCACCAGCGCCGTCGCCGGCCTCCTCCCCGCGCGCCGCGCGGCGCGCCTCGACCCGAGTTCGGTCCTGCGGTGA
- a CDS encoding VUT family protein, with translation MHHPSAPTVRPADLARLALLPLGVTFGAVALLWMAGFGQTPPDHLPLATLVFFGALFADAAAQALRRSAARGGIVLAAGVLAAVPVAARIGTPADLSAVGTTVLGAALLLAFPTRRAEMVGAMSVYVAATLLANYTLDAFLPLGDWFLINVGTLFFGVTFTQRDRVHRFGRPAVYTMIAVAALANVAAALSLATPLRFVAVSFFTILASEAADTEIFQRLARRRWLTRVLGSNAVSAPLDTVLFTVLAFAGMPFATATWMLQVITTDVAVKYGSGLVTALLLLRARGGAPPAPPEDEGGTPPPTPRAFTPEGA, from the coding sequence GTGCACCACCCGTCCGCTCCGACCGTCCGCCCCGCCGACCTCGCGCGGCTCGCGTTGCTGCCGCTCGGCGTGACGTTCGGCGCGGTCGCGCTCCTGTGGATGGCCGGGTTCGGCCAGACGCCCCCCGACCACCTCCCGCTCGCGACGCTCGTCTTCTTCGGGGCGTTGTTCGCCGACGCCGCCGCCCAGGCGCTACGCCGCTCCGCCGCGCGCGGCGGGATCGTGCTCGCCGCCGGCGTGCTGGCCGCCGTCCCCGTCGCCGCGCGGATCGGGACGCCCGCCGACCTGTCCGCCGTCGGCACCACGGTGCTGGGCGCGGCGTTGCTATTGGCGTTCCCCACGCGCCGCGCGGAGATGGTGGGCGCGATGAGCGTCTACGTCGCCGCCACCCTCCTCGCGAACTACACGCTGGACGCGTTCCTTCCCCTGGGCGACTGGTTCCTGATCAACGTCGGCACGCTGTTCTTCGGCGTGACGTTCACGCAACGCGACCGCGTCCACCGCTTCGGGCGCCCCGCGGTCTACACCATGATCGCGGTCGCCGCCCTCGCGAACGTCGCGGCCGCCCTGTCCCTCGCCACGCCGCTTCGCTTCGTCGCGGTCAGCTTCTTCACGATCCTCGCGTCGGAGGCGGCGGACACGGAGATCTTCCAGCGCCTCGCCCGACGCCGCTGGCTCACCCGCGTGCTGGGCAGCAACGCCGTCTCCGCTCCGCTCGACACCGTCCTGTTCACCGTCCTGGCGTTCGCCGGCATGCCGTTCGCGACCGCGACGTGGATGCTGCAGGTCATCACCACCGACGTCGCCGTCAAGTACGGCAGTGGGCTCGTCACCGCCCTCCTGCTGCTCCGCGCGCGGGGCGGCGCGCCGCCCGCGCCGCCCGAGGACGAGGGGGGCACGCCCCCGCCCACCCCGCGCGCGTTCACACCCGAAGGCGCCTGA
- a CDS encoding site-2 protease family protein: protein MLRSGYRLPFTIAGIPIRLDATFALLVVLLTWLIGTRVGTYADLLSLDVDPARLEAGATPWLLGLAGALGLVLSVLLHELAHALVARRFGVTIREIRLWILGGIAQFDEMPERPRDEAIVAIAGPVASLLLGVGLGGVVAVVGASAGVALVVLAYLATVNVVLAVFNLLPALPMDGGRVLRALLAMALGPLRATRIAATVSQVVAVGMGLFGLVTFNLFLVAIAVFVYAAVQAETRHAIVRDVLDDVPVREIMTREVETVGASMSVADFVDTVIARRHVFFPVVGPGGDLLGTLRLQDLEAAPRDASVGDVMRREVATIAPTASAADAFAKIAEVDGQRLIVQDAAGSLAGIVSSTDLLRSLQVRLTRRRLDDADA, encoded by the coding sequence ATGCTGCGTTCCGGCTACCGCCTTCCGTTCACGATCGCCGGCATCCCCATCCGCCTCGACGCGACGTTCGCGCTGCTGGTGGTGCTCCTGACGTGGTTGATCGGGACCCGCGTCGGCACGTACGCCGACCTGCTCTCGCTCGACGTCGATCCCGCCCGCCTGGAGGCGGGCGCCACCCCCTGGCTCCTGGGCTTGGCCGGCGCCCTCGGGCTGGTGCTCAGCGTGCTGCTGCACGAGCTCGCGCACGCGCTGGTCGCCCGCCGGTTCGGCGTGACGATCCGCGAGATCCGCCTGTGGATCCTGGGCGGGATCGCGCAGTTCGACGAGATGCCCGAACGCCCGCGCGACGAGGCGATCGTCGCGATCGCCGGTCCCGTCGCCAGCCTGCTGCTCGGCGTGGGGTTGGGGGGCGTCGTGGCGGTCGTGGGGGCGTCGGCGGGCGTCGCGTTGGTCGTCCTCGCCTACCTCGCGACCGTCAACGTCGTCCTGGCGGTCTTCAACCTCCTGCCCGCCCTCCCGATGGACGGCGGTCGGGTGCTGCGCGCACTGTTGGCGATGGCGCTCGGACCGCTCCGCGCCACCCGCATCGCGGCGACCGTCAGCCAGGTCGTGGCGGTCGGCATGGGCCTGTTCGGCCTCGTGACGTTCAACCTGTTCCTCGTCGCCATCGCCGTCTTCGTCTACGCCGCCGTGCAGGCGGAGACCCGCCACGCCATCGTCCGCGACGTCCTCGACGACGTCCCGGTCCGCGAGATCATGACGCGCGAGGTGGAGACCGTCGGCGCGTCGATGTCGGTCGCCGACTTCGTCGACACCGTCATCGCCCGGCGGCACGTGTTCTTCCCCGTCGTCGGGCCCGGCGGCGACCTGCTGGGCACGCTCCGGCTGCAGGACCTCGAGGCGGCCCCGCGGGACGCGTCGGTCGGGGACGTCATGCGGCGCGAGGTCGCCACGATCGCGCCCACCGCAAGCGCGGCGGACGCCTTCGCGAAGATCGCGGAGGTGGATGGACAGCGCCTGATCGTGCAGGACGCCGCGGGGAGCCTGGCCGGCATCGTGAGCAGCACCGACCTGCTCCGCAGTCTGCAGGTGCGGCTGACGCGCCGGCGCCTCGACGACGCCGACGCCTGA